One stretch of Zootoca vivipara chromosome 8, rZooViv1.1, whole genome shotgun sequence DNA includes these proteins:
- the TXNL4A gene encoding thioredoxin-like protein 4A isoform X1 yields MSYMLPHLHNGWQVDQAILSEEDRVVVIRFGHDWDPTCMKMDEVLYSIAEKVKNFAVIYLVDITEVPDFNKMYELYDPCTVMFFFRNKHIMIDLGTGNNNKINWAMEDKQEMIDIIETVYRGARKGRGLVVSPKDYSTKYRY; encoded by the exons atgtCGTATATGCTTCCACATTTACACAATGGCTGGCAAGTAGACCAGGCCATTCTTTCAGAAGAAGACCGTGTGGTGGTCATTCGTTTTGGGCATGACTGGGATCCAACATGTATGAAAATGGACGAAGTTTTATATAGTATTGCTGAGAag GTGAAAAATTTTGCTGTTATTTATCTTGTGGATATCACCGAAGTGCCAGACTTCAACAAGATGTACGAACTGTACGATCCCTGTACAGTCATGTTTTTCTTCAG aaacaaacacataATGATTGATTTAGGCactggtaacaacaacaaaattaactgGGCAATGGAGGACAAACAAGAGATGATTGACATCATAGAAACAGTTTATAGAGGAGCACGTAAAGGTAGAGGTCTTGTTGTATCACCCAAGGACTACTCAACCAAGTACAGATATTGA
- the LOC118090275 gene encoding probable 2-ketogluconate reductase isoform X3, with protein MCFIQVFPKHCVLCRIMLRVKAFCLAQSVRLPAAWVKVSSKHWSHWAKTNTTSVQSYRTEQNSTGGAAYQAKGMGEKELPGVLICEIGGAFGVLESHVEFLKKHFKLITLREFHRNKDELREKIKSIFVFECRPLIDRELLESLPSLKVVANSGVGVNHLDLKLISSFGVKVTNTPHAVSDSTADIGMALMLASARRLVEGCHIATSPDTTHFAVDWLGVEVTRATLGIIGMGSIGYKVAKRAKAFDMNILYHNRNRRKEEEEQAVGATYCRNIEDLLRRSDFVMLVVNLTPETHKLIGKRELQLMKPTATLINICRGAVVDQDALVEALKNGVIKAAALDVTHPEPLPRDHPLLQLKNVIITPHIGTATVQALLMMTEEAVENIQAVLNDLPIPSEVITQ; from the exons atgTGTTTTATCCAG GTGTTCCcaaaacactgtgttttatgtaGGATTATGCTCAGAGTTAAAGCCTTCTGCTTGGCACAGTCTGTTCGCCTGCCTGCCGCCTGGGTGAAAGTCTCCAGCAAGCATTGGTCTCACTGGGCAAAGACAAACACTACCAGTGTGCAAAGCTACAGAACTGAGCAAAACAGCACTGGGGGAGCAGCTTATCAGGCCAAG GGTATGGGAGAAAAAGAACTGCCAGGCGTTTTGATCTGTGAAATAGGAGGTGCATTTGGTGTACTGGAGAGCCATGTGGAATTCCTTAAGAAACACTTCAAGCTCATCACCCTGAGAGAGTTTCACAGAAACAAGGATGAACTTCGTGAAAAGATCAAGTCCATTTTTGTATTTGAGTGCAGACCTCTCATTGACCGGGAACTTCTTGAAAGCTTGCCCAGCCTAAAGGTGGTAGCAAACTCAGGGGTGGGAGTGAATCATTTGGACTTGAAACTGATTTCGAGCTTTGGAGTAAAAGTCACCAACACCCCACATGCTGTTTCTGACTCCACAGCAGACATAGGCATGGCCTTAATGCTGGCATCTGCAAGAAGACTAGTGGAAG GCTGTCATATTGCAACATCTCCAGATACCACACATTTTGCGGTTGACTGGCTGGGAGTAGAAGTTACCCGGGCCACTCTTGGTATCATTGGGATGGGCAGCATTGGGTATAAAGTAGCCAAGAGAGCAAAAGCTTTTGACATGAACATCCTTTATCACAACAGGAACCGTAG gaaagaggaggaagaacaggCAGTTGGTGCCACTTACTGCAGAAACATAGAAGACTTGCTCCGACGGTCTGACTTTGTGATGTTGGTTGTGAATCTGACACCTGAGACGCACAAGCTCATTGGGAAAAGAGAGCTGCAGCTGATGAAACCCACAGCTACTCTCATCAACATCTGCAGAG GTGCAGTAGTTGATCAAGATGCCTTGGTAGAAGCGCTCAAAAATGGAGTTATTAAGGCTGCAGCTTTAGATGTGACTCACCCTGAACCACTGCCAAG GGATCACCCATTATTGCAACTGAAGAATGTTATTATAACTCCTCACATTGGAACTGCAACTGTGCAAGCCCTGCTTATGATGACAGAAGAAGCAGTGGAAAATATACAGGCTGTTCTCAATGACCTCCCCATTCCTAGTGAAGTGATCACCCAATAG
- the TXNL4A gene encoding thioredoxin-like protein 4A isoform X2 — translation MYELYDPCTVMFFFRNKHIMIDLGTGNNNKINWAMEDKQEMIDIIETVYRGARKGRGLVVSPKDYSTKYRY, via the exons ATGTACGAACTGTACGATCCCTGTACAGTCATGTTTTTCTTCAG aaacaaacacataATGATTGATTTAGGCactggtaacaacaacaaaattaactgGGCAATGGAGGACAAACAAGAGATGATTGACATCATAGAAACAGTTTATAGAGGAGCACGTAAAGGTAGAGGTCTTGTTGTATCACCCAAGGACTACTCAACCAAGTACAGATATTGA
- the LOC118090275 gene encoding probable 2-ketogluconate reductase isoform X1, with translation MTSTVWERLSAESLYRGILRFDGFFQPVFPKHCVLCRIMLRVKAFCLAQSVRLPAAWVKVSSKHWSHWAKTNTTSVQSYRTEQNSTGGAAYQAKGMGEKELPGVLICEIGGAFGVLESHVEFLKKHFKLITLREFHRNKDELREKIKSIFVFECRPLIDRELLESLPSLKVVANSGVGVNHLDLKLISSFGVKVTNTPHAVSDSTADIGMALMLASARRLVEGCHIATSPDTTHFAVDWLGVEVTRATLGIIGMGSIGYKVAKRAKAFDMNILYHNRNRRKEEEEQAVGATYCRNIEDLLRRSDFVMLVVNLTPETHKLIGKRELQLMKPTATLINICRGAVVDQDALVEALKNGVIKAAALDVTHPEPLPRDHPLLQLKNVIITPHIGTATVQALLMMTEEAVENIQAVLNDLPIPSEVITQ, from the exons ATGACGTCAACCGTTTGGGAAAGGTTGTCCGCCGAAAGCTTGTATAGAGGAATTCTTCGTTTTGATGGTTTCTTCCAACCC GTGTTCCcaaaacactgtgttttatgtaGGATTATGCTCAGAGTTAAAGCCTTCTGCTTGGCACAGTCTGTTCGCCTGCCTGCCGCCTGGGTGAAAGTCTCCAGCAAGCATTGGTCTCACTGGGCAAAGACAAACACTACCAGTGTGCAAAGCTACAGAACTGAGCAAAACAGCACTGGGGGAGCAGCTTATCAGGCCAAG GGTATGGGAGAAAAAGAACTGCCAGGCGTTTTGATCTGTGAAATAGGAGGTGCATTTGGTGTACTGGAGAGCCATGTGGAATTCCTTAAGAAACACTTCAAGCTCATCACCCTGAGAGAGTTTCACAGAAACAAGGATGAACTTCGTGAAAAGATCAAGTCCATTTTTGTATTTGAGTGCAGACCTCTCATTGACCGGGAACTTCTTGAAAGCTTGCCCAGCCTAAAGGTGGTAGCAAACTCAGGGGTGGGAGTGAATCATTTGGACTTGAAACTGATTTCGAGCTTTGGAGTAAAAGTCACCAACACCCCACATGCTGTTTCTGACTCCACAGCAGACATAGGCATGGCCTTAATGCTGGCATCTGCAAGAAGACTAGTGGAAG GCTGTCATATTGCAACATCTCCAGATACCACACATTTTGCGGTTGACTGGCTGGGAGTAGAAGTTACCCGGGCCACTCTTGGTATCATTGGGATGGGCAGCATTGGGTATAAAGTAGCCAAGAGAGCAAAAGCTTTTGACATGAACATCCTTTATCACAACAGGAACCGTAG gaaagaggaggaagaacaggCAGTTGGTGCCACTTACTGCAGAAACATAGAAGACTTGCTCCGACGGTCTGACTTTGTGATGTTGGTTGTGAATCTGACACCTGAGACGCACAAGCTCATTGGGAAAAGAGAGCTGCAGCTGATGAAACCCACAGCTACTCTCATCAACATCTGCAGAG GTGCAGTAGTTGATCAAGATGCCTTGGTAGAAGCGCTCAAAAATGGAGTTATTAAGGCTGCAGCTTTAGATGTGACTCACCCTGAACCACTGCCAAG GGATCACCCATTATTGCAACTGAAGAATGTTATTATAACTCCTCACATTGGAACTGCAACTGTGCAAGCCCTGCTTATGATGACAGAAGAAGCAGTGGAAAATATACAGGCTGTTCTCAATGACCTCCCCATTCCTAGTGAAGTGATCACCCAATAG
- the LOC118090275 gene encoding probable 2-ketogluconate reductase isoform X2 has protein sequence MGTSPLQKEREVFPKHCVLCRIMLRVKAFCLAQSVRLPAAWVKVSSKHWSHWAKTNTTSVQSYRTEQNSTGGAAYQAKGMGEKELPGVLICEIGGAFGVLESHVEFLKKHFKLITLREFHRNKDELREKIKSIFVFECRPLIDRELLESLPSLKVVANSGVGVNHLDLKLISSFGVKVTNTPHAVSDSTADIGMALMLASARRLVEGCHIATSPDTTHFAVDWLGVEVTRATLGIIGMGSIGYKVAKRAKAFDMNILYHNRNRRKEEEEQAVGATYCRNIEDLLRRSDFVMLVVNLTPETHKLIGKRELQLMKPTATLINICRGAVVDQDALVEALKNGVIKAAALDVTHPEPLPRDHPLLQLKNVIITPHIGTATVQALLMMTEEAVENIQAVLNDLPIPSEVITQ, from the exons ATGGGGACGAGtccattgcaaaaagaaagagag GTGTTCCcaaaacactgtgttttatgtaGGATTATGCTCAGAGTTAAAGCCTTCTGCTTGGCACAGTCTGTTCGCCTGCCTGCCGCCTGGGTGAAAGTCTCCAGCAAGCATTGGTCTCACTGGGCAAAGACAAACACTACCAGTGTGCAAAGCTACAGAACTGAGCAAAACAGCACTGGGGGAGCAGCTTATCAGGCCAAG GGTATGGGAGAAAAAGAACTGCCAGGCGTTTTGATCTGTGAAATAGGAGGTGCATTTGGTGTACTGGAGAGCCATGTGGAATTCCTTAAGAAACACTTCAAGCTCATCACCCTGAGAGAGTTTCACAGAAACAAGGATGAACTTCGTGAAAAGATCAAGTCCATTTTTGTATTTGAGTGCAGACCTCTCATTGACCGGGAACTTCTTGAAAGCTTGCCCAGCCTAAAGGTGGTAGCAAACTCAGGGGTGGGAGTGAATCATTTGGACTTGAAACTGATTTCGAGCTTTGGAGTAAAAGTCACCAACACCCCACATGCTGTTTCTGACTCCACAGCAGACATAGGCATGGCCTTAATGCTGGCATCTGCAAGAAGACTAGTGGAAG GCTGTCATATTGCAACATCTCCAGATACCACACATTTTGCGGTTGACTGGCTGGGAGTAGAAGTTACCCGGGCCACTCTTGGTATCATTGGGATGGGCAGCATTGGGTATAAAGTAGCCAAGAGAGCAAAAGCTTTTGACATGAACATCCTTTATCACAACAGGAACCGTAG gaaagaggaggaagaacaggCAGTTGGTGCCACTTACTGCAGAAACATAGAAGACTTGCTCCGACGGTCTGACTTTGTGATGTTGGTTGTGAATCTGACACCTGAGACGCACAAGCTCATTGGGAAAAGAGAGCTGCAGCTGATGAAACCCACAGCTACTCTCATCAACATCTGCAGAG GTGCAGTAGTTGATCAAGATGCCTTGGTAGAAGCGCTCAAAAATGGAGTTATTAAGGCTGCAGCTTTAGATGTGACTCACCCTGAACCACTGCCAAG GGATCACCCATTATTGCAACTGAAGAATGTTATTATAACTCCTCACATTGGAACTGCAACTGTGCAAGCCCTGCTTATGATGACAGAAGAAGCAGTGGAAAATATACAGGCTGTTCTCAATGACCTCCCCATTCCTAGTGAAGTGATCACCCAATAG
- the LOC118090275 gene encoding probable 2-ketogluconate reductase isoform X4, whose protein sequence is MLRVKAFCLAQSVRLPAAWVKVSSKHWSHWAKTNTTSVQSYRTEQNSTGGAAYQAKGMGEKELPGVLICEIGGAFGVLESHVEFLKKHFKLITLREFHRNKDELREKIKSIFVFECRPLIDRELLESLPSLKVVANSGVGVNHLDLKLISSFGVKVTNTPHAVSDSTADIGMALMLASARRLVEGCHIATSPDTTHFAVDWLGVEVTRATLGIIGMGSIGYKVAKRAKAFDMNILYHNRNRRKEEEEQAVGATYCRNIEDLLRRSDFVMLVVNLTPETHKLIGKRELQLMKPTATLINICRGAVVDQDALVEALKNGVIKAAALDVTHPEPLPRDHPLLQLKNVIITPHIGTATVQALLMMTEEAVENIQAVLNDLPIPSEVITQ, encoded by the exons ATGCTCAGAGTTAAAGCCTTCTGCTTGGCACAGTCTGTTCGCCTGCCTGCCGCCTGGGTGAAAGTCTCCAGCAAGCATTGGTCTCACTGGGCAAAGACAAACACTACCAGTGTGCAAAGCTACAGAACTGAGCAAAACAGCACTGGGGGAGCAGCTTATCAGGCCAAG GGTATGGGAGAAAAAGAACTGCCAGGCGTTTTGATCTGTGAAATAGGAGGTGCATTTGGTGTACTGGAGAGCCATGTGGAATTCCTTAAGAAACACTTCAAGCTCATCACCCTGAGAGAGTTTCACAGAAACAAGGATGAACTTCGTGAAAAGATCAAGTCCATTTTTGTATTTGAGTGCAGACCTCTCATTGACCGGGAACTTCTTGAAAGCTTGCCCAGCCTAAAGGTGGTAGCAAACTCAGGGGTGGGAGTGAATCATTTGGACTTGAAACTGATTTCGAGCTTTGGAGTAAAAGTCACCAACACCCCACATGCTGTTTCTGACTCCACAGCAGACATAGGCATGGCCTTAATGCTGGCATCTGCAAGAAGACTAGTGGAAG GCTGTCATATTGCAACATCTCCAGATACCACACATTTTGCGGTTGACTGGCTGGGAGTAGAAGTTACCCGGGCCACTCTTGGTATCATTGGGATGGGCAGCATTGGGTATAAAGTAGCCAAGAGAGCAAAAGCTTTTGACATGAACATCCTTTATCACAACAGGAACCGTAG gaaagaggaggaagaacaggCAGTTGGTGCCACTTACTGCAGAAACATAGAAGACTTGCTCCGACGGTCTGACTTTGTGATGTTGGTTGTGAATCTGACACCTGAGACGCACAAGCTCATTGGGAAAAGAGAGCTGCAGCTGATGAAACCCACAGCTACTCTCATCAACATCTGCAGAG GTGCAGTAGTTGATCAAGATGCCTTGGTAGAAGCGCTCAAAAATGGAGTTATTAAGGCTGCAGCTTTAGATGTGACTCACCCTGAACCACTGCCAAG GGATCACCCATTATTGCAACTGAAGAATGTTATTATAACTCCTCACATTGGAACTGCAACTGTGCAAGCCCTGCTTATGATGACAGAAGAAGCAGTGGAAAATATACAGGCTGTTCTCAATGACCTCCCCATTCCTAGTGAAGTGATCACCCAATAG